Proteins from a genomic interval of Piscinibacter sp. HJYY11:
- a CDS encoding carbonic anhydrase — MLTPPRTLGAALSALGFLAWALPAFAADPVIRTSPGRPALMRDSAPTEVDGKPVKKPLAKAEDDSESIDALRERLARKLGAQAASERAAEKPEPGVLRVVARPAAPVAAPAKAAGALAVSPGGEPAPGIHWSEPRRAAAAGAVAPAKAAAPKKKPDHWSYHGEGGPEHWGSMKSEYSLCSSGKRQSPIDIRDQISVQLDPVQFDYKPSNFRVIDNGHTVQVNVSPGNSIEVMGRRYELQQFHFHRPSEERINGRQFDMVAHLVHKDLEGKLAVVAVLLDRGSVQPVVQQVWNNLPLEKNEELAAKSTLDLNGLLPADRGYFTYMGSLTTPPCSEGVLWMVMKNPVSIAANQIDIFSRLYPMNARPVQSAAGRMIKGSN; from the coding sequence ATGCTCACCCCGCCTCGCACCCTTGGAGCGGCCTTGTCTGCCCTGGGCTTCCTGGCCTGGGCGCTGCCGGCATTCGCGGCCGACCCGGTCATTCGCACCTCGCCCGGCCGCCCCGCACTGATGCGTGACAGCGCGCCGACCGAGGTCGACGGCAAGCCGGTGAAGAAACCGCTCGCCAAGGCCGAGGACGACAGCGAATCCATCGATGCCCTGCGCGAGCGCCTGGCCCGCAAGCTCGGTGCGCAGGCTGCGAGCGAGCGTGCGGCCGAGAAGCCCGAGCCCGGTGTGCTGCGCGTGGTGGCCCGCCCTGCGGCGCCGGTTGCCGCGCCGGCCAAGGCGGCGGGTGCGCTGGCGGTGTCGCCCGGTGGCGAGCCCGCACCCGGCATCCACTGGAGCGAGCCGCGCCGTGCGGCGGCCGCCGGTGCGGTGGCGCCGGCCAAGGCCGCTGCGCCGAAGAAGAAGCCCGACCATTGGTCGTACCACGGCGAGGGCGGCCCCGAGCACTGGGGCAGCATGAAGTCGGAGTACTCGCTGTGCAGCAGCGGCAAGCGCCAGAGCCCGATCGACATCCGCGACCAGATCTCGGTGCAGCTCGACCCGGTGCAGTTCGACTACAAGCCGAGCAACTTCCGCGTGATCGACAACGGCCACACGGTGCAGGTCAACGTGTCGCCGGGCAACAGCATCGAGGTGATGGGCCGCCGCTACGAGCTGCAGCAGTTCCACTTCCATCGCCCGTCGGAAGAGCGCATCAACGGCCGCCAGTTCGACATGGTCGCCCACCTCGTGCACAAGGACCTCGAAGGCAAGCTCGCCGTCGTGGCCGTGCTGCTCGACCGCGGCAGCGTGCAGCCGGTGGTGCAGCAGGTGTGGAACAACCTGCCGCTCGAGAAGAACGAGGAGCTCGCCGCCAAGTCGACGCTCGACCTCAACGGCCTCCTGCCCGCCGACCGCGGCTACTTCACCTACATGGGCTCGCTCACCACGCCGCCGTGCAGCGAAGGCGTGCTGTGGATGGTGATGAAGAACCCGGTCTCGATCGCCGCCAACCAGATCGACATCTTCTCGCGCCTCTACCCGATGAACGCACGGCCCGTGCAGTCGGCGGCCGGCCGCATGATCAAGGGCTCGAACTGA